The following proteins come from a genomic window of Nocardioides albertanoniae:
- a CDS encoding TetR/AcrR family transcriptional regulator: MTPRNSTSGKTTGKQQRVIRGLDADQRREQRRQALLDAALELFAAQGFVNTSIEQLCQHAYVATKSFYESFDGRDDLYGTLLQQITDRAFARLASVVDEAPDEETSTRLLLAELAHTFVDDVRIAQVTFGQGSAITPAAERQRRENRRAAAAFVEDLWVGYGTVLTERYHGIVIGLIGGLFDIIADWVLDVPAAGPTPAMVEELITRLSDFYDAVRNGS, translated from the coding sequence GTGACGCCACGCAACAGCACCAGCGGCAAGACCACGGGCAAGCAGCAGAGGGTGATCCGCGGCCTGGACGCCGACCAGCGCCGTGAGCAGCGCCGGCAGGCCCTGCTGGATGCGGCGCTCGAGCTGTTCGCCGCGCAGGGCTTCGTCAACACCTCGATCGAGCAGCTGTGCCAGCACGCTTACGTCGCCACCAAGTCCTTCTACGAGTCCTTCGACGGCCGCGACGACCTCTATGGCACCCTGCTGCAGCAGATCACCGACCGAGCCTTCGCACGGCTCGCGAGTGTGGTCGATGAGGCACCCGACGAGGAGACCAGCACCCGCTTGCTGCTTGCCGAGCTGGCGCACACTTTCGTTGATGACGTCCGGATCGCGCAGGTCACCTTCGGCCAGGGCAGCGCCATCACGCCGGCGGCTGAGCGACAGCGCCGCGAGAACCGCCGCGCGGCCGCCGCGTTCGTCGAAGACTTGTGGGTCGGCTACGGCACCGTCCTGACAGAGCGCTACCACGGGATCGTGATCGGCTTGATCGGCGGTCTGTTCGACATCATCGCGGACTGGGTCCTCGACGTACCCGCAGCGGGACCCACCCCGGCCATGGTGGAAGAACTGATCACCCGCCTGAGCGATTTCTACGACGCCGTACGCAACGGCAGCTAG
- a CDS encoding DUF3566 domain-containing protein produces the protein MTDRTAERTTGGGAMTERNETESQPVTQRITGKVANAAGEFKRTTSAAASAVASTARTSGPAGAAQASSAGSRRARLSLSRIDPWSVMKMAFLLSIALSVVMIVAVFVIWLVLGAAGVWDSINQAVQDVVGDSSAGWNVQDYLGLARIMGFTMVVSVFNIVLMTAVATLAAFLYNMAAALLGGVEVELTEN, from the coding sequence ATGACGGACCGCACCGCAGAGCGCACGACCGGGGGAGGCGCGATGACCGAGCGGAACGAGACCGAATCACAGCCGGTGACCCAGCGGATCACAGGCAAGGTTGCCAACGCCGCTGGTGAGTTCAAACGTACGACCTCGGCGGCCGCGTCCGCGGTGGCGTCGACCGCCCGCACCTCGGGCCCGGCCGGCGCCGCGCAGGCCTCGTCGGCCGGCTCGCGCCGAGCTCGGCTGAGCCTGAGCCGGATCGATCCGTGGTCGGTCATGAAGATGGCCTTCCTGCTCTCGATCGCGCTCAGCGTCGTGATGATCGTGGCCGTCTTCGTGATCTGGTTGGTGCTCGGCGCCGCCGGCGTCTGGGACTCGATCAACCAGGCCGTGCAGGACGTCGTCGGTGACTCCAGCGCCGGCTGGAACGTGCAGGACTACCTCGGCCTCGCCCGCATCATGGGCTTCACGATGGTCGTCTCGGTGTTCAACATCGTGCTGATGACCGCCGTCGCCACGCTGGCCGCGTTCCTCTACAACATGGCCGCCGCGCTGCTCGGTGGCGTCGAGGTCGAGCTGACGGAGAACTGA